A part of Miscanthus floridulus cultivar M001 chromosome 6, ASM1932011v1, whole genome shotgun sequence genomic DNA contains:
- the LOC136456558 gene encoding MACPF domain-containing protein CAD1-like, whose protein sequence is MSLAGSALEAALQAVGRGLDAAGDHRLLYCKGAGRLVALEEDRARDLPLPDGGVLPSVPPDVEVEQCHREPQRIRNFPYGPGSAVADAPFVCSFDKMAEYFNGKSGLSETVPLGSFNSLFSFTGSWKNDAAATKALAIDGYSLPLFRVKIRSSELTLLESVKRAIPNVWDPSALASFIENYGTHIIISVTVGGKDEVYIKQHSSSQLSELEFKNYVREIGRERFSDVENKSNATPINYSEKDMTVIFRRRGGCDLVQSFSDWKGTVASAPDVIGMTFLSIVSLLDDIPGKKHLARAVELYLTYKPPIEELQYFLDFQVPLVWAPAPPGIAGHHRKEPVCPSLQFSLMGPKLFISTEQISVGRRPIVGLKLLLEGAKQNRLAIHLQHLGSLPKIFLPHWDSHITIGPPKWQGPEEQDSRWFEPIKWKNFAHVSTAPIEYTETNITDLSGVYIVTGAQLGVWDFGAKSVLHLKLLFSRVPGCTIRRSVWDHSPSSSSIHKADESSSSSSDNAKLLKIVDMTETLKGPQDAPGHWLITGAKLGVEKGRIVVRAKYSLLNY, encoded by the exons TACTGCAAGGGAGCCGGAAGGCTCGTGGCGCTCGAGGAGGACCGTGCGCGGGACCTCCCGCTCCCCGACGGCGGCGTCCTCCCGAGCGTGCCCCCCGACGTCGAGGTCGAGCAGTGCCACAGAGAACCCCAGCGCATCCGCAACTTCCCCTACGGCCCAGGCTCCGCCGTAGCGGACGCGCCCTTCGTCTGCAGCTTCGATAAG ATGGCTGAGTATTTCAACGGGAAGTCAGGCTTGTCCGAGACAGTACCGCTGGGTTCCTTCAACTCTCTGTTCAGCTTCACCGGTTCATGGAAGAATGATGCGGCGGCCACGAAGGCCCTTGCGATTGATGGCTATTCTCTGCCTCTGTTTCGAGTGAAAATTAGGAGTTCTGAACTGACGCTGCTTGAGAGCGTTAAGCGCGCGATCCCAAATGTTTGGGATCCATCAGCATTGGCTAG CTTTATTGAGAATTATGGTACCCATATTATTATCTCTGTTACGGTTGGTGGCAAGGATGAGGTATACATTAAGCAGCATTCATCGTCCCAATTGTCAGAGCTGGAGTTCAAAAATTATGTGAGGGAAATTGGGAGGGAAAGATTCTCAGATGTGGAAAATAAGTCAAATGCAACTCCTATCAACTACAGTGAGAAG GATATGACAGTAatattcagaaggaggggtggttGTGATCTTGTTCAAAGTTTTAGTGATTGGAAAGGAACTGTTGCCTCAGCACCAGATGTCATAGGCATGACCTTTCTCTCAATTGTCTCTCTTCTTGACGATATACCAGGAAAGAAGCACCTTGCTCGTGCAGTTGAGCTATACTTGACCT ACAAACCTCCAATTGAAGAATTACAGTACTTCTTAGATTTTCAAGTCCCACTAGTTTGGGCTCCAGCTCCACCAGGTATTGCTGGTCACCACAGGAAGGAACCTGTCTGCCCATCGCTTCAGTTTAGCTTAATGGGCCCAAAGCTCTTCATTAGCACAGAACAG ATCTCTGTTGGGCGTCGACCAATTGTTGGCCTCAAACTGCTCTTGGAAGGAGCCAAACAGAATCGTCTGGCTATTCATTTGCAGCACCTTGGATCATTACCAAAGATATTCCTACCTCATTGGGACTCCCATATTACCATTGGACCTCCAAAATGGCAAGGCCCTGAAGAACAGGACAGCCGATGGTTCGAGCCAATCAAATGGAAGAACTTTGCTCATGTTAGCACAGCACCGATAGAGTACACTGAAACAAATATTACGGACCTATCTGGTGTTTATATTGTTACAGGAGCACAGTTGGGAGTGTGGGATTTTGGTGCAAAGAGTGTTCTCCACCTTAAACTTTTGTTCTCCAGGGTTCCTGGGTGCACAATTAGAAGATCAGTGTGGGACCACAGCCCATCAAGTTCTTCGATTCATAAAGCAGACgaatcttcatcatcctcaaGTGATAATGCTAAACTTCTGAAGATCGTTGACATGACAGAAACATTGAAGGGCCCACAAGATGCGCCTGGCCACTGGCTGATCACAGGTGCTAAGTTGGGTGTCGAGAAAGGCAGGATTGTTGTGCGTGCAAAGTACTCCTTATTGAATTATTAA